The proteins below are encoded in one region of Juglans microcarpa x Juglans regia isolate MS1-56 chromosome 4D, Jm3101_v1.0, whole genome shotgun sequence:
- the LOC121260536 gene encoding LOW QUALITY PROTEIN: short-chain dehydrogenase reductase 3b-like (The sequence of the model RefSeq protein was modified relative to this genomic sequence to represent the inferred CDS: inserted 1 base in 1 codon) — protein sequence MSTKPRLEGKVALITGAASGIGEEAVRLFAENGAFVVVADVQDELGNQVAASIGQDRVSYRHCDVRDEKQVEETVSYTLEKYGSLDVLFSNAGIIGPKTGILELDINGFDDTMATNVRGVAATIKHAARAMVGRNIRGSIICTTSVAASLXGAGPHAYTVSKHALVGLVRAACSELGASGIRVNCISPFGIATPLSCMAYNLQPDEVEANSCDAANLKGIVLKARHVAEAALFLASDESAYISGHNLSLDGGFTVVNQRFSAI from the exons ATGTCGACTAAGCCAAG GTTGGAGGGCAAGGTTGCCCTCATCACAGGTGCAGCAAGTGGAATTGGCGAGGAGGCTGTCAGATTATTCGCGGAAAATGGTGCTTTTGTCGTTGTTGCTGATGTTCAAGACGAACTGGGTAATCAAGTTGCAGCATCAATAGGTCAAGACAGAGTGAGTTACCGCCATTGCGACGTCAGAGACGAGAAGCAAGTTGAGGAAACAGTGAGTTACACCTTGGAAAAATATGGCAGCCTGGATGTCTTGTTCAGCAACGCTGGAATTATAGGCCCTAAAACTGGCATCCTGGAGCTTGACATCAATGGCTTCGACGACACCATGGCCACAAACGTTCGTGGAGTGGCTGCAACAATCAAGCACGCAGCTCGTGCCATGGTGGGCAGAAACATACGCGGATCCATCATATGCACTACGAGCGTGGCTGCCTCGC GGGGAGCCGGCCCACATGCATATACAGTATCGAAACATGCCCTCGTTGGTCTTGTCCGGGCGGCCTGCAGCGAGCTTGGGGCTTCAGGGATCAGAGTCAACTGCATTTCCCCGTTTGGAATTGCAACACCTCTTTCGTGTATGGCTTACAATCTGCAGCCGGATGAGGTAGAAGCCAACAGCTGTGATGCAGCCAACTTGAAGGGCATTGTTTTGAAGGCAAGGCACGTTGCTGAGGCCGCTTTGTTTCTTGCTTCTGATGAATCTGCTTACATCAGTGGCCACAACTTGAGCTTGGATGGAGGATTCACTGTGGTTAATCAACGTTTTTCAGCGATCTAA